A window of Candidatus Angelobacter sp. genomic DNA:
AAATTCTTTTGCACGAACTCCACCAGTTCAACCACGCCCAGTGAGTCAACGATGCTCTCCCGAAGAAAAGACGCATCGTCGGGATAAGCGAACCCATCCGGGCTGTAGAGGAGGTTGTTCGCGATGAATTCACGAATCGGTTGTTCAATTTGCTGGGTATCCGTTTTGTTGGTCATAAATTAATCGCTGTACTTTCGAATCCGTCCGACACGTTCAAGTTTCGTAGTGCCTCTTCACGGGATTTGATTATGTTGACACCGCTTTCGGAGCTTCCATCATCGGCGGTTGGAGCCGGAGAAACTCTGTTGTGCGTTGCTTGCGGGTGATATCATCGAACGCGCGCTGGACCTGGATCTCGGACAATCCCATCACCTTCGCGACCTCACCGATGGGCACGTTGTGGTCTAACGCGCACCACAGGAGATCAAGCGTCTCGAACGGCAACCGATAGAAAAACTCCTGCTGGTCACAAGGCGCGCTGTAGGTGTCGGTCGTCGGAGTGCGCTTTTGAATCCCCTCAATCACTCCTAAATAACGGGCCAGTTGATAGATCTGCGTTTTGAAAAGGTGCGCGATCGGCTGGATGTCCGCGCCGCCGTCTCCATATTTTACGAAGAACCCCTGTCCATGCTCGTTTTTATTGGCCGTCCCTATCACCGCATATTGCCGGGCTTCTGCGTGAAAATAAAGAGTGCTCATGCGCGAACGCTGCTTCAAATTTGACGCAGCGACAATCTCGAGCATCTCCCGCGGAGGCAACGGACGGGTTTCTTCGCGGCCATCGGGCGCGATGATGGCAACGGAAAAAACATTCAACGTGCCCGCCTCCAGCAGGTCTTGCGGCAAAACGATCTTCGCCTTGTAACCTTTGGCCGCGTCGTATTGCGGGAACACCCGGCGAATCGCATCGTCGCGCCGGCGATAGCAATCGAAACCTTCCAGCGCGTCCGTGATGTCTTCCAGGATCGGTTCCACCCCATAACTTGCGGCCAGTTCCCGCGCAAGTTTCTCGCTGATCGGATCCGAATCTTTGTCGGGCATCATCACGGCCACCACCTTTTGCGGGCCGAAAGCACGGACCGCCAGCGCCAGGACGATTGCAGAATCTATACCCCCGCTGATCCCGACCACGCCGCCGGAGCGTCTCATGGATCTACGGACGCTTTGTTGCAGAAATTCCACGATCCGGTTGGTTTCGCCTGCGGGGTCGAGGTTCAGCGCCTTTTTAGTGAATTGCATGGAGTTCTTTCTCAGTGGGTGAGTTGATCCGACACACTTTAACCGGGTCTTTCTCAGAAAGCGGCTCGGGTCGTCGGAAGTGTTTGACGAACAAGTGATGCACGAGTTGAGTGGAGACAATGCCTACCAAAGCCATGTCGTCGGTTTCTCCGATGGTCGAACCATTTTCGATTTTGCGGACCAATTGTTCGACCGGGCCGGCTTTGAACAGACCTGAATCCCTGATGGAATCTGGCGACAACAAATCACGAACGTAATCCGGCGTGGCACCATTGAAGAAACTGCGATGAATCGGAGCGCGATAGGGGCGCTTGGGGCGACGGCTGATGGCGTCGGGCAGCCATGCCTGCGCCGCCCTTTTCAGCAACCATTTTTCGCGCAGGCAGCGCAGCTTCATTCGCGCATCCAACGCGTTGCAGAAT
This region includes:
- a CDS encoding acyl carrier protein, with the protein product MTNKTDTQQIEQPIREFIANNLLYSPDGFAYPDDASFLRESIVDSLGVVELVEFVQKNFRVKVSQHDVTPDNFDSVAKLAAFVRRKQADNAQG
- the nadE gene encoding NAD(+) synthase, translating into MQFTKKALNLDPAGETNRIVEFLQQSVRRSMRRSGGVVGISGGIDSAIVLALAVRAFGPQKVVAVMMPDKDSDPISEKLARELAASYGVEPILEDITDALEGFDCYRRRDDAIRRVFPQYDAAKGYKAKIVLPQDLLEAGTLNVFSVAIIAPDGREETRPLPPREMLEIVAASNLKQRSRMSTLYFHAEARQYAVIGTANKNEHGQGFFVKYGDGGADIQPIAHLFKTQIYQLARYLGVIEGIQKRTPTTDTYSAPCDQQEFFYRLPFETLDLLWCALDHNVPIGEVAKVMGLSEIQVQRAFDDITRKQRTTEFLRLQPPMMEAPKAVST